The Aureimonas mangrovi genome includes a region encoding these proteins:
- a CDS encoding N-acetylmuramidase domain-containing protein, with translation MNFIGTGRRLAQGDVGAAARLINVPTAALLAVMEVEARGSGFDALRRPIILFEPHRFYAELGAGARRDQAVREGLAYARWGAKPYPAGSNAQYARLARAIEIDFPAGLKACSWGLPQILGSNHADTGFSGPRVMVEAFMAGEREQLEGMCRLIAAWGLDAAMRRQDWHAFARRYNGPGYARNAYHTKLATAFAKHSGGEVMDLVASAILRSGSKGEAIRALQADLLALGFDAGPVDGRFGPKTVKAVQDAQRKFGVKADGVVGPATRAVLTKALETADVAPGGERENWPERDDAPAAGGEAETPFDILARIEADTARLRAALEERA, from the coding sequence ATGAACTTCATCGGCACAGGGCGCCGCCTTGCCCAAGGCGACGTCGGCGCTGCTGCGCGCCTGATCAACGTACCGACGGCCGCGCTGCTCGCGGTGATGGAGGTGGAGGCGCGAGGCTCGGGCTTCGACGCCCTGCGCCGGCCCATCATACTCTTCGAACCACATCGCTTCTACGCCGAGCTCGGCGCCGGGGCGAGACGCGATCAGGCGGTGCGTGAGGGGCTTGCCTACGCGAGATGGGGAGCGAAACCGTATCCGGCCGGGTCCAACGCGCAGTACGCCCGGCTCGCTCGCGCCATCGAGATCGACTTCCCGGCCGGGCTGAAGGCGTGCTCGTGGGGCCTGCCGCAGATCCTCGGTTCCAACCACGCCGACACGGGCTTTTCCGGCCCGCGGGTGATGGTCGAAGCCTTCATGGCCGGCGAGCGCGAGCAGCTTGAGGGCATGTGCCGGCTGATCGCCGCATGGGGCCTCGACGCTGCGATGCGCCGGCAGGACTGGCACGCCTTTGCCCGACGCTACAACGGGCCGGGCTACGCCAGGAATGCCTATCACACCAAGCTCGCCACCGCTTTCGCTAAGCATTCGGGAGGAGAGGTCATGGATCTCGTTGCATCCGCCATCCTGCGTTCCGGTTCGAAGGGCGAGGCCATCCGCGCTTTGCAGGCCGATCTCCTCGCGCTCGGCTTCGACGCCGGCCCGGTGGACGGCCGCTTCGGGCCAAAGACGGTCAAGGCGGTGCAGGACGCGCAGCGCAAGTTCGGCGTGAAGGCCGACGGCGTCGTGGGGCCAGCCACGCGCGCCGTGCTGACGAAAGCACTGGAGACGGCCGACGTCGCGCCCGGCGGCGAGCGCGAGAACTGGCCGGAACGGGACGACGCTCCTGCGGCGGGAGGAGAGGCAGAGACCCCTTTCGACATTTTGGCGCGGATCGAGGCGGACACCGCCCGGCTGCGCGCGGCCCTGGAGGAGCGAGCATGA